In Aquila chrysaetos chrysaetos chromosome 17, bAquChr1.4, whole genome shotgun sequence, one genomic interval encodes:
- the PTHLH gene encoding parathyroid hormone-related protein: MFTKLFQHWSFAVFLLSYSVPSYGRSVEGISRRLKRAVSEHQLLHDKGKSIQDLRRRIFLQNLIEGVNTAEIRATSEVSPNPKPATNTKNYPVRFGSEDEGRYLTQETNKSQTYKEQPLKVSGKKKKAKPGKRKEQEKKKRRARSAWLNSGMYGSSVTESPLLDNSVTTHHHTLRRR, encoded by the exons ATGTTCACTAAACTCTTCCAGCACTGGAGTTTCGCAGTGTTTCTCCTGAGTTATTCCGTGCCCTCTTACGGGAGATCAGTAGAAGGGATCAGCCGCAGACT cAAACGGGCTGTATCGGAGCACCAGCTATTGCATGACAAGGGCAAGTCAATCCAAGACTTACGAAGAAGAATATTCCTTCAAAATTTAATTGAAGGTGTCAACACTGCAGAAATCCGTGCAACTTCAGAGGTTTCACCTAACCCTAAGCCTGCTACCAACACGAAGAACTACCCTGTCCGATTTGGTAGTGAAGATGAGGGCAGATACCTAACTCAGGAGACAAACAAATCACAGACCTACAAGGAGCAGCCCCTGAAGGTATcggggaagaaaaagaaagcaaagcctgGAAAACGTAaggaacaagagaagaaaaagaggcgAGCCCGCTCGGCTTGGCTAAATTCTGGCATGTATGGCAGCAGCGTGACCGAGAGCCCACTCTTGGACAACTCTGTTACTACACATCATCACACTTTAAG